A single genomic interval of Spirosoma linguale DSM 74 harbors:
- a CDS encoding sugar transferase (PFAM: sugar transferase~KEGG: bxe:Bxe_A2531 undecaprenyl-phosphate galactosephosphotransferase), with protein sequence MTNSTVSSGKINKECELDTIDVTPNFSPRNMENVLSKFYLSTKPTSNLYLQWIEDESFVVDESNSFYLLVGKRLVDILISAAAIVFVLSWLLPIIGIIIFIDSPGSIFFIQPRTGYKGACFPCIKFRTMYNIKQTEFRQTSFNDNRVTRVGRFLRKTNLDELPQFINVLLGSMSIVGPRPHAVQHDVLYWTSMTYRNRYRIKPGITGLAQVRGARGETEKSQKMDHRVRYDLFYIKQRSFLFDMKIFFLTIKTMLEGDKNAW encoded by the coding sequence ATGACAAACTCAACCGTTTCTTCAGGAAAAATCAATAAAGAATGTGAACTAGACACAATCGACGTAACACCAAACTTTAGCCCAAGAAACATGGAAAACGTTCTTTCTAAATTTTACCTCTCAACCAAACCAACAAGCAATCTCTATCTACAGTGGATAGAGGACGAAAGCTTCGTGGTTGATGAATCCAACTCGTTCTATTTGCTCGTAGGTAAACGTCTTGTTGATATATTAATTTCCGCAGCTGCCATCGTCTTTGTTTTAAGCTGGCTGTTACCAATTATCGGCATTATTATTTTTATTGATTCACCAGGATCAATATTCTTCATACAGCCCAGAACCGGTTATAAAGGTGCTTGCTTTCCGTGTATAAAGTTTCGGACGATGTACAACATCAAGCAGACCGAATTCCGTCAGACCAGCTTTAACGACAACCGGGTAACACGGGTTGGCCGGTTCCTTCGGAAAACTAATCTGGATGAATTGCCTCAGTTTATCAATGTTTTATTGGGTAGCATGAGTATTGTGGGCCCTCGTCCACATGCGGTACAACATGACGTGCTTTACTGGACATCCATGACGTACAGAAACCGGTATCGGATTAAGCCGGGTATTACAGGCCTTGCTCAGGTACGCGGAGCACGCGGTGAAACCGAGAAATCTCAGAAAATGGATCATCGGGTTCGCTACGACCTTTTTTATATCAAACAGAGAAGTTTTCTGTTCGATATGAAGATCTTTTTCCTCACCATTAAAACGATGCTTGAAGGTGATAAAAATGCCTGGTAA